A genome region from Cerasicoccus sp. TK19100 includes the following:
- a CDS encoding OsmC family protein, with product MVEITATYEGNLRTIATHGPSGVQLTTDAPVDNQGKGESFSPTDLCATALISCMATIMGIKANSLGIDLTGMKLSVAKHMSKDPPRRISALPVEIHAPASVSADHRASLERACRACPVFQSLHPAIDKTLHFHWDV from the coding sequence ATGGTAGAGATCACCGCGACTTACGAAGGCAATTTGCGCACCATCGCCACGCACGGCCCCTCGGGCGTCCAGCTGACCACCGATGCGCCGGTGGACAACCAAGGCAAGGGCGAATCCTTTTCCCCGACTGACCTTTGCGCCACGGCGCTAATTAGCTGCATGGCGACGATCATGGGCATCAAGGCGAACAGCCTGGGCATCGACCTGACGGGCATGAAGCTGAGCGTGGCCAAGCACATGTCCAAGGACCCGCCCCGCCGCATCTCCGCCCTGCCGGTAGAAATCCACGCGCCGGCCTCCGTCTCCGCCGACCACCGTGCCTCGCTGGAGCGCGCCTGCCGCGCCTGCCCGGTCTTCCAAAGCCTGCACCCGGCCATCGACAAGACCCTGCACTTTCATTGGGACGTGTAG
- a CDS encoding phosphoribosyl-AMP cyclohydrolase — protein sequence MSRELEEGTELKLDFTKLKKVANCGEDVLPAVAQDAHSGELLIVGYANQKALDTALAEGLATFWSTSRNELWIKGKTSGDTLKLVEVRVNCEQNSILYLVEPQGTGSCHTKGGDGKARSGCYYRKIETDGSLSFVPGKA from the coding sequence ATGAGTCGCGAACTGGAAGAAGGAACCGAGCTCAAGCTCGACTTTACGAAGCTAAAGAAAGTCGCCAACTGTGGCGAAGACGTGCTGCCCGCCGTGGCCCAAGACGCCCATTCGGGTGAGCTGCTCATCGTCGGCTACGCCAACCAAAAGGCGCTGGACACCGCGCTGGCCGAGGGCTTGGCGACATTTTGGTCCACCTCGCGCAACGAGCTGTGGATCAAGGGAAAGACCTCCGGCGACACGCTCAAGCTGGTCGAAGTCCGCGTCAACTGCGAGCAGAACAGCATCCTGTATCTCGTCGAGCCGCAGGGTACGGGCTCCTGCCACACCAAGGGAGGCGACGGCAAGGCGCGCAGCGGCTGCTACTATCGCAAGATCGAAACCGACGGCAGCCTGAGCTTTGTGCCTGGCAAAGCGTAA
- a CDS encoding substrate-binding periplasmic protein — MRLLKLIALLGFAVFLQLGHAFAQEEKAMPPSPFKKEPLKVGVTPDSPPLVFKSGGEYQGVEIDLANLLGRELGRPVVFVDVAWDEQFKALEEGKTDIIMSGMTVTREREEAVAFSPPYLNFGQMSLVRKGERARFTSLRSLLDTTSKVGVIPETTGADFVKKNFKNADVQEFDTPDSAVDAVVKGDSDIFVYDSPVILWLGGKREMEQVAPININLTIEYLAWAMRKDDRKLQDQVAKALFTFENDGRLQTVLNRWLPR, encoded by the coding sequence ATGCGTCTACTTAAACTGATCGCCTTACTGGGTTTTGCCGTATTCCTGCAACTGGGCCACGCCTTCGCACAGGAGGAAAAAGCCATGCCGCCTAGCCCCTTTAAAAAGGAGCCGCTCAAGGTCGGCGTGACGCCCGACAGCCCGCCACTCGTCTTTAAGTCCGGCGGCGAATACCAGGGTGTCGAGATCGACCTCGCCAACCTCCTTGGTCGCGAGCTGGGCCGCCCGGTGGTCTTTGTTGACGTCGCGTGGGACGAGCAGTTCAAGGCGCTCGAAGAGGGCAAGACCGACATTATCATGAGCGGCATGACCGTGACCCGCGAGCGCGAGGAAGCAGTCGCCTTCTCCCCGCCCTACCTGAATTTCGGCCAAATGTCCCTCGTCCGCAAAGGCGAGCGCGCGCGCTTTACCTCGCTGCGCAGCCTGCTCGACACCACCAGCAAGGTGGGCGTGATTCCCGAAACCACGGGCGCGGACTTCGTGAAGAAGAATTTCAAGAACGCCGATGTGCAGGAGTTTGACACGCCGGACTCCGCGGTGGACGCCGTCGTCAAGGGCGACTCCGACATCTTCGTCTATGACTCGCCGGTCATCCTTTGGCTGGGTGGCAAGCGCGAGATGGAGCAAGTTGCCCCGATCAACATCAACCTGACCATTGAATACCTCGCCTGGGCCATGCGCAAAGACGACCGCAAGCTGCAAGACCAGGTCGCCAAGGCGCTCTTTACTTTTGAAAACGACGGCCGCCTGCAAACGGTGCTCAACCGCTGGCTGCCACGCTAA
- a CDS encoding PD-(D/E)XK nuclease family protein — MPRLIFYRDPDAAWRRTLLPWFRVWPREAWRQALPVVFLAPDSSTIAWVKHRLVQAGVPALGIEFFTPGGLRALLRQQLEAKPLALREDLRLLMELAAGDLPDNLVAQATAREPGDFLRQVDRLEAAGWDASVLQIEEARALAERFKQVLDESGLQTSASADRALVAGAQRPVMAQVMAYGFGAGHGGSLTLLRALPQLAHSAAYCLPVNGDQRDELIWRSTLEQLGDSDEMAPGDPHPLADLATAVEFHQQVESAEAPFIAAIAPDINCEARVIENEIHRWRAKLAAGERIGVVFAQDGLPLARAVARRLNEAGIAHQDEIGHLPGQRPGQILVEAWRRYQELADADSARGLVRELRRAGRLTADEERAVWQALEHAFSQAMVTDVAVLRALLPSHRHGEAAARVLDQWPLLPEQATFAEFTEKCLPVLKLLRWPERLDAWEHRAGALVENLKRPLKRAQYLRWLAEVVRIPGRTRSAFGREAFAPIVLTTVERAAAQSWEYLVFAGLNRGDWPAEQSDSLLLDAKLCGRLNQRASMDSPVGQGQQCLRPGISWLPTSLDERRRFTDSCLSLLRNVRTTALFTAHRDNPADPGREQDLADWLVRLFHARFGEIPGDGELHAASQALAATFAEKPSREVFPDITGTFVWRRNISEPFDEFSFGFGEEFSEPLTLPSKAWENAITRPASAWLENILRVKPLKELQEDDPRSLAVGIWAHSWVQPPESIRAFRGKPEAEDWTLDIQRQAQAVFFRITDAFRAAKRELPDWWRLDWSIARSHALRFAASLEALDWQSIRTEWPLPGEPLNLPGHALDGLVLTGRIDVVLSNESADTLNDFPEGAWPTMARAWVIDFKTGSDAKLTPGQLKKGSGIQIALYALAMNALGSEQVCTTLLKPGDAIESQMSLEKIRDLGEPWEVIRRMATTGQIGLRGAQRDDFRFVGDYPLAHLAIDPGVLEEKWALTFGGEAMGEEF, encoded by the coding sequence ATGCCTCGCCTAATCTTCTACCGTGACCCAGACGCCGCTTGGCGGCGGACGCTGTTGCCGTGGTTTCGGGTGTGGCCGCGTGAGGCGTGGCGGCAGGCGTTGCCGGTGGTGTTTCTCGCGCCGGACAGCTCGACCATCGCCTGGGTGAAGCATCGCCTCGTGCAGGCTGGCGTGCCCGCGCTGGGGATCGAGTTTTTCACCCCCGGTGGCCTGCGCGCGTTGCTCAGGCAGCAACTGGAGGCCAAGCCGCTGGCCCTGCGCGAAGACCTGCGCCTGCTGATGGAGCTCGCTGCAGGCGATTTGCCGGACAACCTCGTGGCCCAGGCCACAGCACGCGAACCGGGCGATTTCCTGCGGCAAGTGGACCGCCTGGAAGCCGCTGGTTGGGACGCCAGTGTCCTGCAGATCGAAGAGGCCCGCGCGCTGGCGGAGCGCTTTAAACAAGTGCTGGACGAGTCTGGCCTGCAAACGTCGGCCTCGGCGGATCGCGCGCTCGTGGCCGGTGCTCAGCGCCCCGTGATGGCGCAGGTGATGGCCTACGGCTTTGGCGCAGGGCACGGCGGCAGCCTGACTCTGCTGCGCGCGCTGCCGCAGCTGGCGCATTCCGCGGCCTACTGTTTACCCGTCAATGGCGACCAGCGGGACGAGCTTATCTGGCGCTCCACGCTCGAACAACTGGGCGACTCCGATGAAATGGCACCCGGTGATCCGCACCCGTTGGCGGACCTCGCGACCGCTGTCGAATTTCACCAGCAAGTCGAGTCCGCGGAGGCACCGTTTATCGCCGCGATCGCACCGGATATCAATTGCGAAGCCCGCGTCATCGAAAACGAAATCCACCGCTGGCGCGCGAAGCTGGCTGCCGGTGAACGGATCGGCGTGGTCTTTGCGCAAGACGGTCTGCCGCTGGCGCGCGCCGTGGCCCGGCGTTTGAACGAGGCCGGCATCGCGCATCAGGACGAGATCGGGCATTTGCCGGGGCAGCGACCGGGGCAGATTTTGGTGGAGGCCTGGCGACGCTACCAGGAGCTGGCCGACGCCGATAGCGCCCGTGGCTTGGTCCGCGAATTGCGCCGCGCGGGCAGGCTGACCGCCGACGAAGAACGCGCCGTTTGGCAGGCTTTGGAGCATGCGTTTAGCCAGGCGATGGTGACGGATGTTGCCGTGCTGCGCGCGTTGCTGCCGTCCCACCGGCACGGCGAGGCGGCGGCCCGCGTGCTCGACCAATGGCCGCTCCTGCCGGAGCAGGCGACCTTTGCCGAGTTTACCGAAAAGTGCCTGCCCGTGCTCAAGCTGCTGCGCTGGCCGGAGCGGCTCGATGCCTGGGAGCACCGTGCGGGCGCGTTGGTGGAGAACCTGAAACGACCGCTCAAGCGCGCGCAGTATCTGCGCTGGCTGGCGGAAGTGGTACGCATTCCCGGGCGGACGCGGTCCGCGTTTGGGCGTGAGGCCTTTGCGCCAATTGTTTTAACGACTGTCGAACGCGCTGCCGCGCAATCCTGGGAGTATCTGGTGTTTGCCGGGCTCAACCGCGGTGACTGGCCCGCCGAACAAAGCGACAGTCTGCTGCTCGACGCCAAGCTCTGCGGCCGCCTGAACCAGCGTGCCAGCATGGACAGCCCGGTGGGACAGGGGCAGCAATGCCTGCGCCCGGGCATAAGCTGGCTGCCGACCAGCCTCGACGAGCGCCGCCGCTTCACCGACTCTTGCCTGAGCCTGCTGCGCAACGTGCGGACCACGGCGCTCTTCACCGCACATCGCGACAACCCCGCCGACCCCGGGCGCGAGCAGGACTTGGCCGACTGGCTGGTCCGCCTCTTTCACGCCCGCTTTGGCGAGATTCCGGGCGATGGCGAGCTGCACGCCGCCAGCCAGGCGCTTGCGGCGACCTTTGCCGAAAAGCCTTCTAGGGAGGTCTTTCCCGACATTACCGGCACGTTCGTTTGGCGGCGAAACATCAGCGAGCCATTCGATGAATTTTCGTTTGGCTTTGGTGAAGAGTTTAGCGAACCGCTGACCCTGCCCAGCAAGGCCTGGGAAAACGCCATTACGCGGCCGGCCAGCGCCTGGCTGGAAAACATCCTGCGCGTGAAGCCGCTGAAGGAGCTGCAGGAGGACGACCCGCGCAGCCTCGCGGTCGGCATATGGGCGCATAGTTGGGTACAGCCGCCGGAGTCGATTCGCGCCTTTCGCGGCAAGCCCGAGGCGGAGGATTGGACGCTCGACATCCAGCGGCAGGCGCAGGCTGTTTTTTTCCGGATCACCGACGCCTTTCGCGCGGCGAAGCGCGAGCTGCCGGATTGGTGGCGGCTCGATTGGTCGATTGCCCGCAGCCATGCGCTGCGCTTTGCCGCCTCGCTGGAGGCGCTGGATTGGCAGTCGATCCGCACCGAGTGGCCGCTCCCCGGCGAGCCGCTCAACCTGCCCGGCCACGCGCTCGATGGGCTGGTGTTGACGGGCCGCATCGACGTCGTGCTTAGCAACGAAAGCGCGGACACGCTAAATGACTTTCCCGAAGGTGCCTGGCCGACGATGGCGCGCGCCTGGGTGATCGATTTTAAGACCGGCAGCGACGCCAAGCTCACGCCCGGTCAGTTAAAGAAGGGGAGCGGCATCCAGATTGCCCTATACGCTCTGGCGATGAACGCGCTGGGCAGCGAGCAGGTTTGCACGACTTTGCTCAAGCCGGGTGACGCCATCGAGTCGCAGATGTCGCTGGAGAAAATCCGCGACCTCGGCGAGCCGTGGGAAGTGATTCGTCGGATGGCGACCACGGGCCAAATCGGTCTCCGCGGTGCCCAGCGTGACGACTTCCGCTTTGTCGGCGACTACCCGCTGGCCCACCTCGCGATCGACCCGGGCGTGCTCGAAGAAAAGTGGGCGCTGACCTTTGGCGGCGAGGCAATGGGTGAAGAGTTTTAA
- a CDS encoding DUF4870 domain-containing protein — translation MPEAASKDERTWEMFCHLSALLGLFTVNLGSILGPLIVWLIKKDEMPGVDRHGKESLNFQISMFIYMAISAILIIVAVGLVLVPILAIVNIVCVIIATIKANNGEFYQYPITIRFLK, via the coding sequence ATGCCTGAAGCTGCCAGTAAAGACGAACGCACGTGGGAGATGTTTTGCCATCTTTCCGCATTGCTAGGATTATTTACCGTCAACCTCGGCAGCATCCTCGGGCCGCTGATTGTCTGGCTGATCAAAAAAGATGAGATGCCCGGCGTGGACCGCCACGGCAAGGAGTCGCTGAATTTTCAGATTTCCATGTTCATCTACATGGCCATCTCCGCGATTCTCATCATTGTGGCCGTCGGGCTGGTCTTAGTGCCCATTCTGGCCATCGTTAACATCGTCTGCGTGATCATCGCCACGATCAAGGCCAACAACGGCGAATTCTATCAATACCCGATAACGATCCGTTTCTTAAAATGA